TTCACAACGCCTCGATCATTGGCCCGCGCACGCCGATCGAGCAGTTGTCCGGCGAAAACTTCATGCGCGTCATGCAAGTCAACGTCAACGCCATGTTCATGCTTACCAGCACCTTGCTGCCGCTGCTCAAGCTGTCTCAGGACGCCTCGGTAGTGTTCACCTCCAGCAGCGTGGGCCGCAAGGGCCGTGCGTATTGGGGCGCCTATGGGGTCTCCAAATTCGCCACCGAAGGCCTGATGCAAACCCTCGCCGACGAAGTCGACACCGTGGCGCCAGTGCGCTCCAACAGCATCAACCCGGGGGCAACCCGTACCAGCATGCGTGCCCAGGCGTATCCGGGTGAAAACCCGCTGAACAACCCGACGCCGGAGGAGATCATGCCGGTCTATCTTTACCTGATGGGCCCGGACAGCACCGGCATCAACGGCCAGGCCTTAAACGCTCAGTAATACCGTGCGTCGCTTATGTGCCGCGCCGATGTCCCGTCGCGGCACATCCAACGCCCTTGGTTTTCAGTCAAACAAATGTCGCAATAATTCGAAAACCCCTCCAGCAGTCCTCCACTACGTTGATTTATAAGCGTTTTATTTAAATTGAGTCGATTGGCACGACTTTCGCTCTACATGTATTCAGAACATGCAGGGCGAAAGCAGCAGCGGCAGGAATGAACTGGGCAGTTACAAAACTTGTACAAAGCAGATTAAACTTGTACGAAATGTCCTACGGGACTGACGGATCAGTACGACGCGCTGCCCAAAGCCGCTCTCACCCAGCTTGTAAGACAGCTTTCTGTTCAAGGGCGCACGCCATATGAAATCACCTTCCCAGACCAACGCAATTGACTTCGATAGTGCCAAATTGCAACGCCTGGGCTTTGGTCAGCAGCAAACCACTCTGGAAAGGCCGATCAGTCTCGCGCAACTGCGCCAGCAACTCGGCATGCAGCTGCAAACCAGTCTTGAGCCACAACGCATTCTCGGTTTGTTCTTCCGCGAAATTCAGCGACTTGTTCCCCTCGATGCCTTGAGCTACCAACACACGAGCAGTGACTTGCGCCTGGAGTTCGGGCACCGAGGCCACCACTCGATCAGCTACAGCCTCAGCCACGAAGGCGAACACTTGGGCGAATTGGAATTCCGCCGCAACCAGCGTTTCAGTGAGCAAGAGCAGGGTTACCTCGAATCGCTGCTGGCCTCGCTGCTTTACCCGATGCGCAACACCCTGCTCTACCGCGCAGCCACCCAAAGCGCATTGCGCGACCCGCTGACCGACACCGGCAACCGCATCGCCATGGACCAGACGTTGACGCGGGAAATCGAGCTGTCTCGGCGTCACCTGCAACCCCTGTCGCTGCTGATGCTGGACATCGACCATTTCAAACAGATCAATGACACCCACGGACACAGTGCCGGCGACGACGTTCTCAGGGCCGTTGCCGCCACGATCAAAAGCCAATTGCGCAATGTGGATATGGTGTTTCGCTTCGGGGGCGAAGAGTTTTTGATCCTGCTGTCCAACACCAGCCGGGAAGCGGCGGCCCTGGTCGGTGAGCGACTGCGGATTGCTGCGCAAGCCGAGGAATATGTTGCGGATGGCCGCTCGATCGAACTGACCGTCAGCCTGGGCTGTTCGACACTGCTACCCGGTGAGTCGGTGGAGAGCTTGTTGCGACGGGCCGACAATGCGCTGTATGTCGCCAAGCGCGAGGGGCGTAACCGGTTGGCGATGGCAGGCTGAGATTTCGGTAGCACTGAAATCCAGTGGGAGCGAGCCTGCTCGCGATAGCGGTTCATCATTCAACATGGATGTTGTCTGACACTCCGCTTTCGCGAGCAAACTCGCTCCCACAGTTGTATTGCGTTTGCCCTAGATCAACTTTCCGCCAGTGCCAACCGCTCACGGGCTACTGGCGCTCTTTCAGCGTTTTCCAGTTGCATGCAGCGTTCCAGGAACAGGAACATGTAGTCATAGCTTTTGCACACCGCCGAACGCAATTCGTCCTGAAGGGACTTGCTCGGATTCATGCCCGCCAGCGTGCAGATGATTTCCAGCGCTTCCCATGGATGGGCATCGTCATACTGGGCGTGCATCTTCAGCCACTTCATCGCGCGCTTGCGATCTTCTTCCGGGAATGACGCTGCGTATACGCCGTTGGAACAGACCACCGCCGACCATTCTCCGGTCGCACCTTCAATGGCGTAGTTGGTGGCAGCAATGGCCACAATCAGCGAATCCGCCGAACTGGTATGCCAGCACCAATGGCTCAAGGCGTGAAGCTCAGGGGCCACCTGTTGCGCTTGCAGATCTTCCAGGGTGACGCCGTGTGCACGGCTCCAGTTCACCCAATAATCGGCATGGTTCAATTCGACTCGAATATTGCGCATCAGCCAGCGACGCGCCATGTCTTCGCCCGGATGCCGGGCAAAACGGGTCTTGGTCAGGTTTTGTGCCATGTATAACGCGAACTGTTCGACCACCGGCCAGCCACCGATGAGGTACTGGCGCATGGTCTTTGCACTGAGCTTGTTGTCACGCATGCGCTGATACAGTTCGTGTTCGACAACCCGGCGCTTGCTCTCGCTGCAATCCTGAATCAGGCGCTGGGCCCATGCGGGATAACTTGCGGCTTCCATGAGTGGTCCGGTTCGGTTGAATGTGTCGATCACTGTCGGGCTCCTTTTGATTGTGATTGTTTTGGATCAGCGAGAGATTTCAACGGAACGTGCCAGGCGCCTTGAACAACAAAGGCTGAGGCCTGGCAGGACGACTTTGCAAACTATCGCAGGTAAACAGTTGCGGGCGTTCTATAACATACCCTTGAGCGTAATCCACCCCGATCTCCAGCAATGCCTGCTCGATCTGGGGCGTCTCTACAAACTCGGCAATCGTACGCTTACCCATGACATGGCCGATGTGATTAATCACCTCGACCATGGCGCGGTTAATCGGGTCGTCCAGCATATCCTTGACAAAACTCCCGTCGATCTTCAGGAAGTCTACAGGCAAATGTTTCAGATAAGCGAATGAGGACATACCGGCGCAAAAGTC
The Pseudomonas sp. MYb327 DNA segment above includes these coding regions:
- a CDS encoding GGDEF domain-containing protein produces the protein MKSPSQTNAIDFDSAKLQRLGFGQQQTTLERPISLAQLRQQLGMQLQTSLEPQRILGLFFREIQRLVPLDALSYQHTSSDLRLEFGHRGHHSISYSLSHEGEHLGELEFRRNQRFSEQEQGYLESLLASLLYPMRNTLLYRAATQSALRDPLTDTGNRIAMDQTLTREIELSRRHLQPLSLLMLDIDHFKQINDTHGHSAGDDVLRAVAATIKSQLRNVDMVFRFGGEEFLILLSNTSREAAALVGERLRIAAQAEEYVADGRSIELTVSLGCSTLLPGESVESLLRRADNALYVAKREGRNRLAMAG
- a CDS encoding YciK family oxidoreductase; translated protein: MFDYSARPDLLKDRVILITGAGRGIGAAAAKTYAAHGATVLLLGKTEANLTQVYDEIEAAGHPQPAVIPFNLETALPHQYDELAAMIETEFGHLDGLLHNASIIGPRTPIEQLSGENFMRVMQVNVNAMFMLTSTLLPLLKLSQDASVVFTSSSVGRKGRAYWGAYGVSKFATEGLMQTLADEVDTVAPVRSNSINPGATRTSMRAQAYPGENPLNNPTPEEIMPVYLYLMGPDSTGINGQALNAQ
- a CDS encoding iron-containing redox enzyme family protein, encoding MIDTFNRTGPLMEAASYPAWAQRLIQDCSESKRRVVEHELYQRMRDNKLSAKTMRQYLIGGWPVVEQFALYMAQNLTKTRFARHPGEDMARRWLMRNIRVELNHADYWVNWSRAHGVTLEDLQAQQVAPELHALSHWCWHTSSADSLIVAIAATNYAIEGATGEWSAVVCSNGVYAASFPEEDRKRAMKWLKMHAQYDDAHPWEALEIICTLAGMNPSKSLQDELRSAVCKSYDYMFLFLERCMQLENAERAPVARERLALAES